A single region of the Micropterus dolomieu isolate WLL.071019.BEF.003 ecotype Adirondacks linkage group LG02, ASM2129224v1, whole genome shotgun sequence genome encodes:
- the LOC123961889 gene encoding major vault protein, translating into MSRKGGNHGSEFEVEASIIRIPPHHYIHVLDQNTNIARVEIGPLTYIRQDNERVLFLPVRMIMVPPRHYCVVLNPVARDDDEQVLFDQAGQAKLRHADLEIRLTQDPFPLYPGEEIQQDVTPLQIVYPDTALRLQALLDFEVDGGEKRVAGDEWLFEGPGTYIPRKEVAVLETIKATVIRENQAIRLRARKEGVDRGGVRRVTGEEWLVSKVGAYLPGAHEEVIDIVNAFILTDKKALHVRALRPFKDAGGRERRTGEEWLVTMADREAHIPSVSEEVVGVVEVTTLSSRQYCVILDPVGSDGKPQLGQKRVVKGERSFFLQPGERLEQGIQDVYVLSEEEGLVLRAVEAFNDIEEREEEEEEEEEGMQERAKRSRRSGVLRRPGDRWMLRGPIEYVPPAAVEVMLRRQAIPLDENEGIYVRDIKTGKVRAVIGHTYMLTQDEELWQKELPANVEALLASPLDPLANRSDRFSADDSGPRDKTKVVSYRVPHNAAVQVYDYREKKARVVFGPEMVMLGPDEQFTVLSLSGDKPKRANVIKAVCLLLGPDFCTDIIVIETADHARLQLQLSYNWHFDLKTPADSAEAAALFSVPDFVGDACKAIASRIRGAVASVQFDDFHKNSNRIICSSVFGFDEKLAVRPSLRFHQNNLVISSVDIQSVEPVDQRTRDALQKSVQLAIEITTNSQEAAARHEAERLEQEARGKLERQRITDQAEAEKARKDLLELEALSAAVESTGAAKAEAQSRAEAARIQGEAAVNEAKLKAEAQRIEAEAELQRLAKAREQELNYKKEMDALEVDKQKRLAQIESDRFSQLVQSLGSDTLKEIARAGPELQVKMLQALGLKSTLITDGSSPINLFTTANGLLGALPGQGQGQDH; encoded by the exons ATGTCTAGGAAAGGAGGAAACCACGGGTCGGAGTTTGAGGTGGAGGCGTCCATCATCCGGATCCCGCCCCATCACTACATCCACGTGCTGGACCAGAACACCAACATCGCCCGGGTGGAGATCGGCCCGCTCACCTACATCCGCCAGGACAACGAAAG GGTGCTCTTCTTACCAGTTCGCATGATCATGGTGCCGCCGCGTCACTACTGCGTGGTCCTCAACCCCGTGGCCCGCGATGACGACGAGCAGGTTCTCTTCGACCAGGCGGGTCAGGCCAAACTTCGCCACGCCGACCTGGAGATCCGTCTGACCCAGGACCCGTTCCCCTTGTACCCCGGAGAGGAGATCCAGCAG GACGTGACCCCGCTGCAGATCGTGTATCCGGACACGGCGCTGCGTCTGCAGGCTCTGCTGGACTTCGAGGTGGacggaggagagaagagggtgGCTGGAGACGAGTGGCTGTTTGAAGGGCCGG GAACCTACATCCCCAGGAAGGAGGTGGCCGTGCTGGAGACCATCAAGGCCACGGTGATCAGAGAGAACCAGGCCATCAGGCTGAGAGCTCGCAAGGAAGGAGTGGACAGAGGCGGAGTCCGCAGGGTCACAG GTGAGGAGTGGCTGGTCAGTAAGGTGGGAGCGTACCTTCCAGGTGCCCATGAAGAAGTCATCGACATTGTGAACGCCTTCATCCTGACTGACAAG AAAGCGCTTCATGTTCGAGCCCTGCGGCCTTTCAAGGACGCCGGCGGGCGGGAACGCCGTACGGGGGAGGAGTGGCTGGTCACCATGGCCGACAGGGAGGCTCACATCCCTTCTGTGTCGGAGGAGGTGGTCGGCGTGGTGGAGGTGACCACCCTGAGCAGCAGGCAGTACTGTGTGATCCTGGACCCGGTCGGATCCGACGGGAAACCTCAGCTGGGACAGAAGAGGGTGGTGAAG GGTGAGCGCTCATTTTTCCTGCAGCCGGGTGAGCGCCTTGAACAGGGCATCCAGGACGTGTACGTGCTGTCGGAGGAGGAGGGTCTGGTGCTGAGAGCTGTGGAGGCCTTCAACGACATCGAGGAG cgtgaggaggaggaagaagaagaggaggaggggatgcAGGAGAGGGCGAAGCGCTCGCGGAGGAGCGGCGTCCTCCGTCGCCCCGGAGACCGCTGGATGCTGCGGGGTCCCATCGAGTACGTCCCCCCCGCCGCTGTGGAGGTGATGCTGAGACGACAGGCCATCCCGCTGGACGAGAACGAGGGCATCTACGTCCGGGACATCAAAACGGGAAAG GTGCGAGCAGTGATCGGTCACACCTACATGCTGACCCAGGATGAGGAGCTGTGGCAGAAGGAGCTTCCAGCTAACGTCGAGGCCCTGCTGGCTTCTCCTCTGGACCCGCTGGCAAACCGCTCGGACCGGTTCAGCGCCGACGATAGCGGGCCGAGGGACAAGACCAAAGTGGTCTCCTACAGGGTGCCCCACAACGCTGCCGTCCAGGTCTACGACTACAGAGAGAAGAAGGCCAG GGTGGTGTTCGGACCAGAGATGGTGATGTTGGGACCGGACGAGCAGTTCACCGTGCTGTCGCTGTCCGGAGACAAACCAAAGAGGGCCAACGTCATCAAGGCCGTCTGCCTCCTGCTGGGGCCCGACTTCTGCACCGACATCATCGTCATCGAGACGGCCGACCACGCCCgactgcagctgcagctctccTACAACTG GCACTTTGATCTAAAGACTCCAGCGGACTCTGCTGAGGCAGCAGCTCTGTTCTCAGTTCCTGACTTTGTCGGAGACGCCTGTAAAGCCATCGCTTCCCGGATCAGAGGAGCCGTCGCCTCCGTGCAGTTTGACGATTTCCACAAG AACTCGAACAGGATCATCTGCTCGTCTGTGTTTGGTTTCGATGAGAAGCTGGCGGTTCGTCCCAGCCTTCGCTTCCACCAGAACAACCTGGTGATCAGCAGCGTGGACATCCAGTCTGTGGAGCCCGTGGACCAGAGGACACGAGACGCTCTGCAGAAGAGCGTCCAGCTCGCCATCGAGATCACCACCAACTCCCAGGAGGCCGCCGCACG gcaCGAGGCAGAGCGTCTGGAGCAGGAGGCTCGGGGCAAGCTGGAGAGGCAGAGGATCACCGACCAGGCCGAGGCTGAGAAGGCCAGGAAGGATCTGCTGGAGCTGGAGGCGCTCAG TGCTGCGGTGGAGAGTACAGGAGCGGCCAAGGCTGAAGCTCAGTCCCGGGCGGAGGCGGCTCGTATTCAGGGAGAGGCGGCGGTGAACGAGGCCAAACTGAAGGCTGAAGCTCAGAGGATCGAGGCG gaggcGGAGCTTCAGCGGCTGGCGAAGGCTCGTGAGCAGGAGCTGAACTATAAGAAGGAGATGGACGCTCTGGAGGTGGATAAGCAGAAGCGTCTGGCTCAGATCGAGAGCGACCGCTTCAGTCAGCTGGTGCAGAGTCTGGGCAGCGACACGCTGAAGGAGATCGCCAGAGCCGGACCCGAGCTGCAG GTGAAAATGCTTCAGGCTCTGGGGCTGAAGTCCACCCTCATCACAGACGGGTCGTCccccatcaacctgttcaccaCGGCCAACGGCCTGCTGGGGGCGCTGCCGGGCCAGGGTCAGGGCCAGGACCACTGA